GATCGCTTCACCCATCGATCAAACAGGAGAAGATAACAATGGCGCAACCACCCGATAGTGAACGAAAAAAGGCTTTAGACTTAGCTGTCAGCCACATAAAAAAACAATTTGGAGAGGGAGCCATTATGTCGTTAGGCTCACGCGCCTCTCAACAGGAAATAGGGGTCATAAAAACCGGAACATTGGCATTAGATGTAGCTCTTGGAATTGGCGGTGTTCCACGCGGACGCATTGTAGAGATTTACGGTCCAGAATCTTCCGGTAAGTCAACCCTTGCTTTACATATCGTCGCAAATGCTCAAAAATCCGGCGGGCTGGCAGCTTACATTGATGCCGAGCATGCGCTTGATCCAAGCTATGCAACGAAAATCGGTGTCAATATTGAAGAATTGTTGATTTCACAGCCGGATTGCGGCGAGGAAGCCCTTAACATTGCAGAGACACTGGCGCGTTCCAATGCTGTCGATGTGATCATCATCGACTCAGTTGCAGCACTCGTTCCAAAATCAGAATTAGAAGGGGAGATAGGAGACAGCTTTGTGGGATTGCAGGCGCGTATGATGTCGCAAGCTCTGAGAAAATTAACGGCAACTCTTGCAAGAAGCAACACCTGCGCTGTTTTTATTAACCAGATCAGGGAAAAAATTGGGGTAATGTATGGAAATCCGGAAACGACCACAGGAGGTCGAGCGCTGAAATTCTACTCTTCCGTCCGCATGGAAATTCGGCGAACAGGAGGCATTAAAGGTCCCGACAACAATGAAATGGGCAACCGTGTAAAAGTAAAGGTCGTGAAGAACAAAATGGCCCCACCTTTTCGAGCTGCGGAATTCGATATTTTGTT
This genomic window from Waddlia chondrophila WSU 86-1044 contains:
- the recA gene encoding recombinase RecA, which produces MAQPPDSERKKALDLAVSHIKKQFGEGAIMSLGSRASQQEIGVIKTGTLALDVALGIGGVPRGRIVEIYGPESSGKSTLALHIVANAQKSGGLAAYIDAEHALDPSYATKIGVNIEELLISQPDCGEEALNIAETLARSNAVDVIIIDSVAALVPKSELEGEIGDSFVGLQARMMSQALRKLTATLARSNTCAVFINQIREKIGVMYGNPETTTGGRALKFYSSVRMEIRRTGGIKGPDNNEMGNRVKVKVVKNKMAPPFRAAEFDILFNEGISRTGSVIDMATEYQIIDKRGAWFSYKGDRLGQGREAVREQLKANKDLLEEIEKQVIEKYQLKLNPQPQEMESAQADS